The following proteins are encoded in a genomic region of Pikeienuella piscinae:
- the rfbD gene encoding dTDP-4-dehydrorhamnose reductase: MRVLMFGRTGQVAREVIRRDGDVAITALGRADVDLSEPKAAEEAVLAADVDAVLNAAAWTDVDGAEAEEAAAARINADAPAAIARAAAKRGLPFLHISTDYVFDGAGTTPWREGDRPAPKSAYGRTKLKGEQAVAAAAGPHVVLRTAWVFSSHGKNFVKTMLRVGAGRDRLTVVDDQVGGPTPAAAIAEACLDILAAHHAGRGVSGVFHFAGAPAVSWRGFAEAIFEEAGMDVDVAPIATEDWPTPAERPLNSRLDCAAIRAAYGIVQPDWRAGLRDVLKELKS, translated from the coding sequence GTGAGAGTCCTGATGTTCGGCCGCACCGGTCAGGTGGCGCGTGAAGTCATCCGCCGCGACGGCGATGTCGCGATCACCGCGCTCGGACGCGCGGATGTCGATCTTTCCGAGCCAAAAGCCGCCGAGGAGGCGGTGTTGGCGGCGGATGTCGACGCGGTTCTGAACGCCGCGGCCTGGACCGATGTCGACGGCGCCGAGGCGGAGGAGGCGGCGGCGGCGCGAATCAACGCCGACGCCCCCGCCGCCATCGCCCGCGCGGCGGCGAAGCGCGGCCTGCCGTTCCTGCATATCTCCACCGACTACGTTTTCGACGGCGCCGGGACGACGCCCTGGCGCGAAGGCGACCGGCCGGCGCCGAAAAGCGCGTATGGCCGCACCAAGCTCAAGGGCGAGCAGGCGGTCGCGGCGGCGGCCGGCCCGCATGTCGTCCTGCGCACCGCCTGGGTCTTTTCCTCACATGGAAAGAACTTCGTAAAGACGATGCTTCGGGTCGGCGCCGGGCGCGACCGACTGACCGTGGTCGACGATCAGGTCGGCGGACCGACGCCGGCCGCCGCCATCGCTGAGGCCTGTCTCGATATCCTCGCCGCGCATCACGCCGGGCGCGGTGTCTCCGGCGTCTTTCATTTCGCCGGGGCGCCTGCGGTGAGCTGGCGGGGCTTCGCCGAGGCGATCTTCGAGGAAGCCGGGATGGACGTGGATGTCGCGCCGATCGCCACGGAGGACTGGCCGACGCCGGCCGAGCGGCCGCTCAATTCCCGGCTCGACTGCGCCGCGATCAGGGCCGCCTACGGGATCGTGCAACCGGACTGGCGCGCCGGGTTGAGGGACGTGCTGAAGGAGCTGAAATCATGA
- the rfbB gene encoding dTDP-glucose 4,6-dehydratase, whose amino-acid sequence MTARAKILVTGGCGFIGSAVVRRALEKGHAVINVDKLTYAANPANLPGAEENPAYAFARVDICDRAAIDAVFAAHRPDLVMHLAAESHVDRSIDGPADFIQTNMVGTFTLLEAARAHWSGLSSNAGAPFRFHHISTDEVYGALGPEGKFTETTPYAPSSPYSASKAGSDHLVRAWGETYGLPVVVTNCSNNYGPYHFPEKLIPLMILNALAGAPLPVYGRGENVRDWLYVEDHAEALLLVAQEGRVGETYNIGGDAEARNIDIVRAICAILDDLRPAGAPHDRLIDFVADRPGHDFRYAIDASKIRAELGWRPSVTLEEGLRRTVEWYLSNEDWWRAILARTDAQARRGLA is encoded by the coding sequence ATGACGGCGCGCGCGAAGATACTTGTCACCGGGGGCTGCGGCTTCATCGGCTCGGCGGTGGTGCGCCGCGCGCTCGAAAAGGGCCACGCGGTCATCAATGTCGACAAGCTGACCTACGCCGCCAATCCCGCCAACCTGCCCGGGGCGGAGGAGAACCCGGCTTACGCCTTCGCGCGCGTCGATATCTGCGACCGCGCCGCGATCGACGCGGTCTTCGCCGCACACCGGCCCGATCTCGTCATGCATCTGGCGGCGGAAAGCCATGTCGACCGTTCGATCGACGGGCCGGCGGATTTCATCCAGACCAACATGGTCGGAACCTTCACGCTACTGGAGGCGGCGCGCGCCCATTGGTCCGGTCTTTCAAGCAACGCCGGGGCCCCGTTCCGCTTTCACCACATCTCGACCGACGAGGTTTACGGCGCGCTCGGACCGGAGGGAAAATTCACGGAGACGACGCCTTACGCGCCGTCTTCGCCCTATTCGGCGTCTAAGGCCGGCTCGGACCATCTCGTCCGCGCGTGGGGCGAGACTTACGGACTGCCGGTCGTCGTCACCAATTGTTCGAACAATTACGGACCATACCATTTCCCCGAGAAGCTGATCCCGCTGATGATTCTCAACGCCCTCGCCGGCGCGCCGCTGCCAGTCTACGGGCGGGGCGAGAACGTGCGCGACTGGCTCTATGTCGAGGATCACGCCGAGGCGCTGCTGCTGGTGGCGCAGGAAGGCCGCGTCGGCGAAACCTATAATATCGGCGGCGACGCCGAAGCGCGGAACATCGACATCGTCCGCGCCATCTGCGCCATCCTCGACGATCTGCGCCCCGCAGGCGCGCCGCATGACCGCCTGATCGATTTCGTCGCGGACCGGCCCGGCCATGATTTCCGCTACGCCATCGATGCGTCGAAGATCCGCGCCGAACTCGGCTGGCGCCCCTCCGTCACGCTGGAGGAGGGGCTGCGCCGCACCGTCGAATGGTATCTTTCGAACGAGGATTGGTGGCGCGCGATTCTTGCGCGAACCGACGCGCAGGCGCGGCGGGGTCTGGCGTGA
- the rfbC gene encoding dTDP-4-dehydrorhamnose 3,5-epimerase, producing the protein MQVEAQAIPEVKLIIPARFGDSRGWFSETWSASRMAANGLNHDFVQDNHSLSAQIYTLRGLHYQAPPFAQTKLVRVASGRVLDVAVDVRPKSETFLKWVAVELTAAAGEQLLVPKGFLHGFLTLEPRTEVLYKVDAPYSGEADGAIRFDDPTIGVDWGVDPANIVISEKDAAAPYFTDWSNPFEGWSGDEP; encoded by the coding sequence ATGCAGGTCGAAGCGCAGGCGATCCCCGAGGTCAAGCTGATCATTCCGGCGCGCTTCGGGGATTCGCGCGGTTGGTTTTCGGAGACCTGGAGCGCCAGCCGGATGGCGGCGAACGGGCTGAACCACGACTTCGTGCAGGACAATCACTCGCTCTCCGCCCAGATCTACACCCTGCGCGGCCTGCACTATCAGGCTCCGCCCTTCGCGCAGACGAAGCTGGTGCGCGTCGCCAGCGGGCGGGTGCTCGACGTTGCGGTAGATGTCAGGCCCAAATCGGAGACCTTTCTGAAGTGGGTGGCGGTGGAGCTGACCGCGGCGGCGGGAGAACAGCTTCTGGTGCCGAAGGGATTTCTGCACGGGTTCCTGACGCTGGAGCCAAGGACCGAGGTGCTCTACAAAGTCGATGCGCCCTATTCCGGCGAGGCGGACGGCGCTATCCGCTTCGACGACCCGACGATCGGCGTCGACTGGGGCGTGGACCCCGCGAACATCGTGATATCCGAGAAGGATGCTGCAGCGCCGTATTTCACCGACTGGAGCAATCCGTTCGAAGGCTGGTCCGGGGACGAGCCATGA
- a CDS encoding fumarylacetoacetate hydrolase family protein — MKYLVSGGAVWALAPEGGAAVNLSVLDPAFGADMMGPIGLGRDEAMTRAARLMKGAPRVDIADLRPEMPVARPGKILCLGHNYVDHIKEGGYEIPEHPAIFVRTLTSMTAAEGPMVRPKASERFDFEVELMIVIGKAGRAIPEEKALEHIFGYTVFNDGSLRDYQRRSHQWTPGKNFDRTGPVGPVVTDAGELGDAGDLRIESRLNGQVMQSATTKDMMWPVPAIIRVMSEFSTLEPGDMIATGTPPGVGHARKPPVFMAPGDVIECEIEGIGICRNTITDEA, encoded by the coding sequence ATGAAATATCTCGTCAGCGGCGGCGCCGTCTGGGCGCTCGCGCCGGAAGGGGGCGCGGCGGTCAATCTCAGCGTGCTGGACCCGGCTTTCGGCGCCGACATGATGGGACCGATCGGCCTTGGCCGCGACGAGGCGATGACCCGCGCGGCGCGGCTGATGAAGGGCGCGCCGCGCGTCGATATCGCCGATCTGCGACCTGAAATGCCGGTCGCCCGGCCGGGCAAGATCCTTTGCCTCGGGCACAACTACGTCGATCACATCAAGGAAGGCGGTTACGAGATTCCCGAGCATCCGGCGATCTTCGTCCGCACGCTGACCTCAATGACCGCCGCCGAGGGGCCGATGGTGCGCCCGAAGGCGTCGGAGCGGTTCGATTTCGAAGTCGAGCTGATGATCGTCATCGGCAAGGCCGGCCGCGCAATCCCGGAGGAAAAGGCGCTCGAGCACATTTTCGGCTACACGGTATTCAACGACGGCTCTCTCCGCGACTATCAGCGCCGCTCGCACCAGTGGACGCCCGGCAAGAATTTCGACCGGACCGGACCGGTCGGCCCGGTGGTGACGGATGCGGGGGAACTGGGCGACGCAGGCGATCTGCGGATCGAGAGCCGGCTCAACGGTCAGGTCATGCAGAGCGCGACGACGAAGGACATGATGTGGCCGGTTCCCGCGATCATCAGGGTGATGAGCGAATTTTCAACGCTGGAGCCGGGCGACATGATTGCGACTGGCACGCCACCGGGCGTCGGCCACGCCCGAAAACCGCCGGTCTTCATGGCGCCTGGCGACGTGATCGAATGCGAGATCGAGGGGATCGGGATCTGCCGCAACACGATAACCGACGAGGCCTGA
- a CDS encoding aromatic amino acid transaminase, protein MFANLQPSPADPILQLAADFRADPRERKIDLGVGVYRNDAGLTVIPKAVKRAEARLLETQETKTYLGLLGDVAFSAAMIDLVLGDAAPVERLASIQTPGGSGALWMLMSLAASAAPGATIWLSSPTWPNHRAIAEGVGLKTRDYAYFDTSTGAVDFERMAADLKAAKSGDMVLIHGCCHNPTGANFSAAEWAALTEMALAQGFTPLVDIAYQGFGDGLAEDTSGLRHMAARAPEMLIAASCSKNFALYRERTGCAVVLAETPAAARAVEANLKTLMRISISMPPDHGAAVVRTILADPALRAEWESEIAAMRGRMLTLRAALAESLRARTNSDRFDFIARHRGMFSLVDATPAQVKALREDHGVYIIGDGRMNVAGLNESRIDEVADAFAAVGL, encoded by the coding sequence ATGTTCGCAAACCTTCAGCCCTCGCCCGCCGATCCGATCCTGCAACTCGCAGCGGATTTTCGCGCCGATCCGCGGGAGCGCAAGATCGATCTTGGCGTCGGCGTCTATCGGAACGACGCCGGCCTGACGGTGATTCCGAAGGCGGTGAAGCGCGCCGAGGCCCGGCTGCTCGAAACGCAGGAGACGAAGACCTATCTTGGGCTTCTTGGCGATGTCGCGTTTTCCGCCGCGATGATCGATCTGGTGCTGGGGGACGCGGCGCCGGTCGAACGGCTCGCGTCGATCCAGACTCCGGGCGGAAGCGGCGCACTCTGGATGCTGATGAGCCTCGCGGCGTCCGCAGCGCCGGGCGCGACGATCTGGCTCTCGTCCCCGACCTGGCCGAACCACCGCGCCATCGCCGAGGGGGTCGGACTGAAAACCCGCGATTACGCCTATTTCGACACCTCGACCGGCGCAGTGGATTTCGAACGGATGGCGGCCGATCTGAAGGCGGCGAAATCCGGCGACATGGTGTTGATCCACGGCTGCTGTCACAATCCGACGGGCGCGAATTTCAGCGCCGCGGAATGGGCCGCGCTGACCGAGATGGCGCTCGCGCAGGGTTTCACGCCGCTGGTCGACATCGCCTATCAGGGGTTCGGCGACGGGTTGGCCGAGGATACGTCCGGGCTTCGCCACATGGCGGCGCGGGCGCCCGAGATGCTGATCGCCGCCTCCTGTTCGAAGAATTTCGCGCTCTATCGCGAGCGGACCGGCTGCGCCGTGGTCCTGGCCGAGACGCCGGCGGCGGCGCGGGCGGTGGAGGCGAACCTCAAGACGCTGATGCGGATATCGATCTCGATGCCGCCCGACCACGGGGCGGCGGTCGTCCGCACGATCTTAGCCGACCCCGCGCTCCGCGCCGAGTGGGAGAGCGAGATCGCCGCGATGCGCGGTCGGATGCTGACGCTTCGCGCGGCGCTGGCGGAATCCCTGCGCGCGCGCACCAATTCCGACCGTTTCGACTTCATCGCCCGGCATCGCGGCATGTTCAGCCTGGTCGACGCGACGCCGGCCCAGGTCAAGGCGCTGCGCGAGGATCACGGCGTCTACATCATCGGCGACGGCCGGATGAATGTCGCCGGGCTGAACGAGTCCCGCATCGACGAGGTCGCCGACGCCTTCGCCGCCGTCGGGCTCTGA
- a CDS encoding 3-hydroxyacyl-CoA dehydrogenase NAD-binding domain-containing protein translates to MSDSPVSVAIDGDLAIVTVDNPPVNALAHAVREGLSEAVKTVEAADVGAAVLVCAGRTFIAGADIREFDMAPKAPHLTEVVGQIEMCSKPWIAAIHGTALGGGLETALGCHYRVAAATAKMGLPEVHLGILPGAGGTQRLPRIVGAAAAVEMITTGVPVSAARAKEMGLVAKVVEGDLTEGAKEFARSVIGVTPPRIDRAPAAPAPSDAEWAAMRAKVEKAAKGQISPLGCFDSIRNAFRLDLDAGLEAEREGFMVLKDSDQSKALRHAFFAERAVAKPKVIAGAKPREIARVAVVGGGLMGSGIATSLLQAGLEVTMIEMSADAAEAGRARVETNLDSAVKRGRLSAEGKAKLMAALTPAADYGAAAGADLAVEAVFEDMEVKRKVFGALDEAMGAEAILATNTSYLNPNEIAAGLRNPARVVGMHFFSPAHVMRLVEVVQAAETSPEVLATAFALAKKMRKVAALSGVCDGFIGNRMLSAYRRVCDYMMEDMRAIEPIDQAIRDFGMPMGPFQLMDLAGLQIGWANRKRLAPTRDPKVRYVTVADRLCEAGRFGQKTGAGWYRYEKGARTPLSDPFTQDAIEKAAEEAGREKRDFDAETIRRRAMAVLINEGAQILDEGIAARPLDIDMVKIFGYGFPRWRGGPMMHADITGVDKVLADMEAVAADDPGSWTVSPLLRKVAKSGEGFAKLNG, encoded by the coding sequence ATGTCCGACAGCCCCGTTTCCGTCGCCATCGATGGCGATCTCGCCATCGTCACCGTCGACAATCCGCCGGTCAACGCGCTGGCGCACGCGGTCAGGGAAGGGCTTTCCGAGGCGGTGAAGACGGTCGAGGCCGCGGATGTCGGCGCCGCGGTGCTGGTCTGCGCCGGGCGCACCTTCATCGCCGGGGCGGATATCCGCGAATTCGACATGGCGCCGAAAGCGCCGCACCTGACCGAGGTGGTCGGCCAGATCGAGATGTGCTCGAAACCCTGGATCGCCGCCATTCACGGCACCGCGCTTGGCGGCGGGCTGGAGACGGCGCTCGGCTGCCACTACCGCGTCGCGGCGGCGACGGCGAAGATGGGCTTGCCCGAGGTTCATCTCGGCATCCTGCCGGGCGCTGGCGGCACACAGCGGTTGCCTCGCATCGTAGGCGCGGCGGCGGCGGTCGAGATGATCACCACCGGCGTCCCGGTCTCCGCCGCGCGCGCGAAGGAGATGGGGCTTGTGGCGAAAGTGGTCGAGGGCGACCTGACCGAAGGCGCGAAGGAATTCGCGCGTTCGGTCATCGGCGTCACGCCGCCCCGGATCGACCGCGCGCCCGCCGCGCCGGCGCCCTCCGACGCCGAATGGGCGGCGATGCGCGCAAAAGTGGAGAAGGCCGCGAAGGGCCAGATCTCCCCGCTCGGCTGCTTCGACAGCATCCGCAACGCCTTTCGCCTCGATCTTGACGCCGGGCTGGAGGCGGAGCGTGAGGGCTTCATGGTGCTGAAGGATTCGGATCAGTCCAAGGCGCTCCGCCACGCGTTTTTCGCGGAGCGCGCGGTCGCCAAGCCGAAGGTGATCGCGGGCGCCAAGCCGCGTGAGATCGCCCGTGTCGCGGTGGTCGGCGGCGGGCTGATGGGCTCCGGCATCGCCACTTCGCTGCTACAGGCCGGCCTCGAGGTCACGATGATCGAGATGAGCGCGGACGCGGCCGAGGCCGGGCGCGCCCGCGTCGAAACCAATCTCGATTCGGCGGTGAAACGCGGAAGGCTCTCGGCCGAAGGCAAGGCGAAGCTGATGGCGGCGTTGACTCCCGCCGCCGATTACGGCGCCGCCGCGGGAGCCGACCTCGCCGTCGAAGCGGTGTTCGAGGACATGGAGGTCAAGCGCAAGGTCTTCGGCGCGCTGGACGAGGCGATGGGGGCGGAGGCGATCCTCGCCACCAACACCTCCTATCTGAACCCGAATGAGATCGCCGCCGGGCTCAGGAACCCGGCGCGCGTCGTCGGCATGCATTTCTTCTCGCCCGCCCATGTCATGCGGTTGGTGGAGGTGGTGCAGGCGGCGGAAACGTCGCCCGAGGTGCTGGCGACCGCTTTCGCGTTGGCGAAGAAGATGCGCAAGGTCGCCGCGCTCTCCGGCGTCTGCGACGGCTTCATCGGCAACCGCATGCTTTCCGCCTATCGGCGGGTCTGCGACTACATGATGGAGGATATGCGCGCGATCGAGCCGATCGACCAGGCGATCCGCGATTTCGGCATGCCGATGGGCCCATTTCAGCTCATGGATCTCGCCGGGCTTCAGATCGGCTGGGCGAACCGCAAGCGGCTGGCCCCGACGCGCGATCCGAAGGTGCGCTACGTGACGGTGGCCGACCGGCTTTGCGAGGCCGGGCGCTTCGGTCAGAAGACCGGCGCCGGCTGGTATCGCTACGAGAAGGGAGCCCGCACGCCGCTCTCCGACCCGTTCACCCAGGACGCCATCGAGAAGGCGGCCGAGGAAGCGGGCCGCGAGAAACGTGATTTCGACGCCGAGACGATCCGGCGCCGGGCGATGGCGGTGCTGATCAACGAGGGCGCGCAGATCCTCGACGAGGGAATCGCGGCCCGCCCGCTCGACATCGATATGGTCAAGATCTTCGGCTACGGCTTCCCGCGCTGGCGCGGCGGCCCGATGATGCACGCGGACATCACCGGCGTCGACAAGGTGCTGGCGGATATGGAGGCCGTTGCAGCCGACGACCCTGGCTCCTGGACCGTCTCGCCGCTGTTGCGCAAGGTCGCGAAAAGCGGCGAAGGCTTCGCGAAGCTGAATGGCTGA
- a CDS encoding DUF2189 domain-containing protein, protein MAEVIGNPLTWAVRVLGRGAHHVGEGAGEFVGEDTAPIEIRDLRTSDLRLALRRGVDDFMALRTDVMFIVVIYPLIGVLLTWFALHSALLPLIFPMIAGFALLGPVAAIGLYEMSRRRELGLPTGWGDAFNIMTSPSFVPIVVLGVYLAAIFLVWMLAAYVLYNLTLGPAPPSSIPAFVQDVFTTGAGWAMMIAGVAIGFCFAALVLAISLVSFPLLVDRHVGVLNAVITSVRISLRSPVSVAQWGAIVVVLLGVGVVTLFIGLIFVLPVLGHATWHLYRQAVVSPVRPKTP, encoded by the coding sequence ATGGCCGAAGTGATCGGCAATCCACTTACATGGGCGGTGCGCGTCCTCGGTCGGGGCGCGCATCATGTGGGAGAAGGCGCGGGCGAGTTCGTCGGCGAAGACACCGCGCCGATCGAGATCCGCGACCTGAGGACATCCGATCTCAGGCTCGCGCTGCGCAGGGGCGTCGACGATTTCATGGCTCTTCGCACCGATGTGATGTTCATCGTGGTGATTTATCCTCTCATCGGCGTTCTCCTGACCTGGTTCGCACTCCACAGCGCGCTCCTGCCGCTGATCTTTCCGATGATCGCCGGTTTCGCCCTTCTAGGGCCGGTCGCCGCCATCGGCCTCTACGAGATGAGTCGTCGCCGGGAATTGGGCCTGCCGACGGGATGGGGCGATGCGTTCAACATCATGACATCGCCCTCATTCGTCCCCATCGTGGTTCTCGGGGTCTATCTCGCCGCCATCTTTCTCGTCTGGATGCTGGCCGCCTATGTGCTTTACAATCTGACCCTCGGTCCGGCTCCGCCGAGCTCGATCCCGGCTTTCGTTCAGGATGTATTCACCACCGGCGCTGGTTGGGCGATGATGATCGCCGGGGTCGCGATCGGTTTCTGTTTCGCGGCGCTCGTCCTGGCGATCAGCCTTGTCTCGTTTCCGCTGCTCGTGGATCGCCATGTCGGCGTTCTGAACGCTGTCATCACCTCGGTGCGGATCAGCCTGCGAAGCCCTGTATCCGTCGCCCAATGGGGCGCGATCGTGGTGGTGTTGCTGGGAGTGGGCGTCGTAACGCTGTTCATCGGCTTGATCTTCGTGCTGCCGGTTCTCGGTCACGCGACCTGGCATCTCTATCGGCAGGCCGTCGTCAGCCCGGTTCGACCGAAAACACCCTGA
- a CDS encoding NAD(+) synthase gives MPETGRFSNIYAQGFARVATATPRVLVGDPAANLAATVEMAARAHEAGAALVVFPELGLTGYAIDDLLQQEVVLSGAERAAAGLIESSEAWTPLLFAGLPLRVAGRLYNVAAAIHRGRLLGIVPKTYLPNYREFYERRHFTSGAEATTDSATIAGHEAAFGTDLIFTAEDFPDMKVGVEICEDVWVPVPPSAAAAMAGATVIANLSASNVTVGKSDYRHALCRAQSARGFCAYLYSAAGHGESTTDLAWDGHAMIYENGALMGETKRFADAPELLTADIDLDVLAQERLRHGSFNDCAALEGRAFRLIPFRLDPPGGDLGFHRAVDRFPYVPDDDAKLDELCFEAYNIQVAGLVKRLEASGIERVVIGISGGLDSTQALLVAAQAMDRLGRPRTDILAYTLPGFATSTATKTAAWDLMRALGVTAEEISIDAASRQMLADIAHPHREGASVHDVTYENVQAGARTSLLFRLANLKGGLVLGTGDLSELALGWCTYGVGDQMSHYNVNGSVSKTLIQHLIRWVAASDRFGETASAVLLRILDTEISPELVPGDGETPGQKTEEIVGPYELQDFNLFWVSRHGLRPSKIAFLAWHAWRDREAGAWPPHMRAEKRNEYDLATIRKWLRAFLWRFFQTSQFKRSAMPNGPKVASGGSLSPRGDWRAPSDGVAAPWIAELEENCPEEI, from the coding sequence ATGCCTGAGACCGGTCGGTTTTCCAATATCTACGCGCAGGGTTTCGCGCGGGTGGCGACGGCGACCCCTCGCGTCCTTGTCGGCGACCCCGCCGCCAATCTGGCGGCGACGGTCGAGATGGCCGCCAGGGCGCACGAAGCCGGCGCCGCGCTCGTCGTCTTTCCCGAACTCGGCCTTACCGGTTACGCCATAGACGACCTTCTGCAACAGGAGGTGGTGCTCAGCGGGGCGGAAAGGGCGGCGGCTGGGCTGATCGAATCTTCGGAGGCCTGGACGCCGCTTCTGTTCGCCGGATTGCCGCTGCGCGTCGCTGGTCGTCTTTACAACGTGGCGGCGGCGATCCATCGCGGGCGTCTCCTGGGGATCGTTCCGAAAACCTATCTGCCGAATTACCGCGAGTTCTACGAGCGACGGCATTTTACTTCGGGCGCCGAAGCGACGACGGACAGCGCGACGATCGCCGGTCACGAGGCGGCCTTCGGGACGGATCTGATTTTCACCGCCGAGGATTTCCCCGATATGAAGGTCGGCGTCGAGATTTGCGAGGATGTCTGGGTTCCGGTTCCACCCTCCGCCGCCGCGGCGATGGCGGGGGCGACGGTGATCGCCAATCTCTCGGCCTCCAATGTCACGGTGGGGAAATCGGATTATCGCCATGCGCTCTGCCGGGCGCAATCGGCGCGGGGCTTTTGCGCCTATCTCTATTCCGCCGCCGGGCATGGCGAATCGACCACCGATCTCGCCTGGGACGGCCACGCGATGATCTACGAGAACGGCGCGCTGATGGGCGAAACGAAGCGTTTCGCCGACGCGCCGGAGCTGCTCACCGCCGATATCGATCTCGACGTTCTGGCGCAGGAGCGGCTTCGCCATGGCTCCTTCAACGATTGCGCGGCGCTGGAAGGGCGGGCGTTCCGCCTTATCCCGTTCCGGCTCGACCCGCCCGGCGGCGATCTCGGCTTTCACCGCGCGGTGGACCGCTTTCCTTATGTGCCCGACGATGACGCCAAGCTCGATGAGCTGTGCTTCGAGGCCTACAACATCCAGGTCGCCGGGCTGGTGAAACGGCTGGAGGCGTCAGGGATCGAGCGTGTGGTGATCGGAATCTCCGGCGGGCTCGATTCGACGCAGGCGCTGCTCGTCGCGGCGCAGGCGATGGACCGGCTCGGCCGGCCGCGGACCGATATCCTCGCCTACACCCTGCCGGGCTTCGCCACATCAACGGCGACGAAGACGGCGGCCTGGGACCTGATGCGCGCGCTTGGCGTGACGGCGGAGGAGATTTCGATCGACGCCGCCTCGCGCCAGATGCTGGCGGATATCGCCCATCCGCACCGTGAAGGCGCGAGCGTCCATGATGTGACCTACGAGAACGTCCAGGCCGGGGCGCGGACCTCTCTGCTCTTCCGGCTCGCCAATCTGAAGGGCGGGCTGGTATTGGGGACCGGCGATCTTTCGGAACTCGCGCTCGGCTGGTGCACCTATGGCGTCGGCGACCAGATGAGCCATTACAACGTCAACGGTTCGGTCTCGAAAACGCTGATCCAGCACCTGATCCGCTGGGTCGCGGCGTCCGACCGGTTTGGCGAGACCGCGTCGGCGGTGCTTCTGCGCATTCTCGACACCGAAATCTCGCCCGAACTTGTGCCGGGCGATGGCGAGACGCCGGGGCAGAAGACGGAGGAGATCGTCGGGCCGTATGAATTGCAGGATTTCAATCTGTTCTGGGTCTCGCGCCATGGGCTTCGCCCGTCGAAGATCGCCTTCCTCGCCTGGCATGCCTGGCGGGACCGGGAGGCGGGGGCGTGGCCGCCGCATATGCGGGCGGAAAAGCGCAACGAATACGACCTTGCGACGATCCGGAAATGGCTCCGCGCGTTTCTCTGGCGGTTCTTCCAGACCAGCCAGTTCAAGCGCTCCGCAATGCCGAACGGCCCGAAGGTCGCCTCAGGCGGCTCACTCTCCCCGCGCGGGGACTGGAGAGCGCCCTCGGATGGCGTCGCGGCGCCCTGGATCGCCGAACTGGAGGAGAACTGCCCGGAGGAGATCTGA